A genomic stretch from Aedes albopictus strain Foshan chromosome 2, AalbF5, whole genome shotgun sequence includes:
- the LOC109414381 gene encoding uncharacterized protein LOC109414381, producing MNLILLLGTTFCVSPAVFAAPFSGWLFGGKQIDETTEARPNFFNKVQQLGERVYERKREFLNGVNEKVSNMLWIPPLYTTTEETITSKLPHIFQSDPQKYTEMDSDEIQNVEIYARSSFLSPDDLVNVDAPSETTSKPIINQKLNIFGRIWS from the exons ATGAATTTGATCTTGCTATTAGGCACTACCTTCTGTGTATCCCCCGCAGTTTTCGCTG CTCCATTTTCTGGATGGCTTTTTGGCGGGAAACAAATCGACGAAACTACCGAGGCACGACCGAATTTCTTCAA caaagttcaaCAGCTGGGTGAACGAGTGTACGAGAGAAAGCGAGAGTTCTTGAACGGTGTCAACGAGAAGGTTTCTAACATGCTGTGGATTCCACCCCTTTACACAACTACGGAAGAAACGATCACATCGAAACTACCTCACATATTCCAAAGTGATCCACAGAAGTACACGGAAATGGATTCAGACGAAATACAGAACGTTGAAATT TACGCCAGAAGCAGTTTTCTTTCACCGGACGATCTCGTCAACGTTGATGCGCCTTCAGAGACGACAAGCAAACCGATCATAaatcaaaaacttaacatatttggAAGAATATGGTCTTAG